The window ATATTAGTGTCTTTTACTTTAACACCCTCAAGTCCGGCATTACGCAATGCTATAGTTGCTAAAGTATTTTTAACAACTTGAACCTTTGCATCTTTAGCACGAGCAATTTTTCTTAAACTCTCAAGATTAGAAACACTCAAACCTTTGTAATCACAGAAAATTACAGTTTGAGCATCTTTAAATTCATTTGAAAGTACTTCAATAATTTCAGCTTTTTGTGTTTTTGTCATAGAATATCTCCTTTCCAGACAACACTTCAAATAGGAAATTAAGCTTTCGCACCTATTATCTTCAGTCCATAAAATGCAGTTACCAAAGCAGTAACTTAATAGTGCTTTACGAATAAAGCACTAAAAATTACTAAATTATTTCATTTCTGCCAATTGCATAATGTCAAGCTTAATAGCAGGACTCATCGTTAAGCTAAGTGCGCTATTTTTAATATAACGACCTTTAGCTGTTGCAGGCTTATGCTTATTGATAGCTTTAACAAAAGAAACCATGTTTTCAGCTATTTTATCTGCATCAAAACTTGCCTTGCCTATACCGGCGTGAATATTTCCTTTTTTATCAACACGGAAATTCACTTGACCACCCTTAACATTTTTAACAGCAGTTGCAACATCCGGAGTTACAGTACCTGTTTTAGGGTTAGGCATCATACCTTTTGGTCCTAAAATACGACCGATTTGACCTACAAGACCCATACAATCAGGTGCAGCAACAACTACATCAAAATTAAATATGCCATCTTTAATTTGTTGTACTAAATCATCAGTACCGACAATATCCGCGCCTGCTGCCGTAGCTTCGTCTGCTTTAACGCCTTTTGCAAAAACTGCAACGCGAACTGTTTTACCGGTTCCATGCGGAAGAACGATTGCACCGCGAATCATTTGGTCTGCATGTCTTGGATCTACATTTAAGTTAAGTGCTATTTCAACCGTTTCATCAAATTTTGCACTTACTAAATTTTTTACTAAAACAGATGCTTCCTCAACGCTATACGCTTTTGTAACATCAATTTTTTCTACTAGTTGCTTATATCTTTTGCTCATAATCAAATTCTCCTATGAAATTCTGCCACAAAATTTTATATCATTGTGGTCGATGATATTTGAATGAGATATTAATCTATAATCTCAATACCGATTGAACGAGCAGAACCTGCAATAGTTTTTGCCGCAGCTTCTTTATCGGTAGTATTTAAATCTTCGATTTTTCTATCTACAACTTCCATTAACTGTGCGCGAGTAATCTTTGCAACTTTGTTTTTAAGCGGATTACTTGAACCGCCTTTAAGTCCTGCAGCATGCATTAGCAGAGCTGATGCCGGTGGCTGCTTAACAATAAAAGTAAAACTTTTATCAGTATATACAGTAATTACAACAGGAACTTTAAACCCCATTTTGTCTTTTGTTTTTTCATTGAATGATTTAGTAAATTCCATGATGTTAACACCACGCTGTCCTAAAGCTGGTCCTACCGGTGGAGCAGGTGTTGCTTTACCGGCTTCAATTTGTAGTTTGATATAACCCATAACTTTTTTTGCCATGTTTTTTTCCTTTTTTTGATTTAAATTATTTTTTCAACTTGTGTGTAAGAGATATCAACCGGAGTTGCTCTACCAAAAATTGAAACATTCAGTTTTAGAGTCCCATGCTCTAAATCATACTCATCTACCGTTGCCGTAAAGTTTGAAAATGGACCTTCAGTA is drawn from Sulfurimonas sp. and contains these coding sequences:
- the rplA gene encoding 50S ribosomal protein L1 — its product is MSKRYKQLVEKIDVTKAYSVEEASVLVKNLVSAKFDETVEIALNLNVDPRHADQMIRGAIVLPHGTGKTVRVAVFAKGVKADEATAAGADIVGTDDLVQQIKDGIFNFDVVVAAPDCMGLVGQIGRILGPKGMMPNPKTGTVTPDVATAVKNVKGGQVNFRVDKKGNIHAGIGKASFDADKIAENMVSFVKAINKHKPATAKGRYIKNSALSLTMSPAIKLDIMQLAEMK
- the rplK gene encoding 50S ribosomal protein L11, coding for MAKKVMGYIKLQIEAGKATPAPPVGPALGQRGVNIMEFTKSFNEKTKDKMGFKVPVVITVYTDKSFTFIVKQPPASALLMHAAGLKGGSSNPLKNKVAKITRAQLMEVVDRKIEDLNTTDKEAAAKTIAGSARSIGIEIID